From Coffea arabica cultivar ET-39 chromosome 2e, Coffea Arabica ET-39 HiFi, whole genome shotgun sequence, the proteins below share one genomic window:
- the LOC113731069 gene encoding pentatricopeptide repeat-containing protein At2g36730-like, with protein sequence MPRCWNDLIRAYATSKGGLQREALRVFLSMRRSGALPNEYTFPFLFKACASVLGLYDGRQIHADVKKRGLDANVYVQNTLIHFYGSCRKIVDAHKVFDEMSYRTVVSWNSILSAFVENSWFREAIEVFLSMRSSELEPDETTMVILLSTCAEMGNLSLGKWIHSQVIVTAMVVNCQLGTALVDMYGKCGIVDYARLVFNGMSDRNVWTRSAMIMGSAQHGFAFQALQFFKAMKNNSLIEPNYVTYLGVLCACSHAGLVDYGRRFFYEMEHIHGIKPMMVHCAVMVDILGRAGHLEEAYNFILSMPTMADATIWRTLLSACNIHDINDRTGLAEKVRQKLLELEPRRSGNLVMVANKYAEVGMWEKAESLRRSMRNVGLKKTAGESCIEIGGSIFRFFSGNDFYVANREILLLIDRLNLHTRMMVNCHK encoded by the coding sequence ATGCCCAGGTGTTGGAACGATCTTATTAGGGCCTATGCAACGTCCAAGGGAGGTTTGCAAAGAGAGGCCCTACGGGTTTTCCTGTCAATGCGGCGTTCTGGAGCTTTGCCCAATGAATACACCTTCCCGTTCCTATTCAAGGCGTGTGCTTCCGTCTTAGGCCTCTATGATGGGAGGCAGATCCACGCTGATGTCAAGAAGCGTGGTTTGGATGCAAATGTGTACGTCCAGAATACTTTGATTCACTTTTATGGGAGCTGTAGGAAAATTGTTGATGCGCACAaggtgtttgatgaaatgtcctACAGGACTGTAGTATCTTGGAATTCAATTCTTTCTGCTTTCGTTGAAAATTCATGGTTCAGAGAGGCAATTGAGGTTTTTTTAAGCATGAGGAGTTCTGAGTTGGAGCCGGATGAGACTACCATGGTGATTCTCCTCTCAACTTGTGCAGAGATGGGCAACTTGAGTTTGGGAAAATGGATACATTCTCAAGTTATTGTTACAGCTATGGTTGTTAATTGTCAGTTGGGCACAGCTCTCGTTGACATGTATGGAAAATGCGGCATTGTGGATTATGCAAGACTTGTTTTCAATGGGATGAGCGACCGAAATGTCTGGACTCGGAGTGCCATGATTATGGGATCAGCTCAGCATGGTTTTGCTTTTCAAGCCCTTCAGTTCTTCAAGGCTATGAAGAACAACAGTTTGATTGAACCTAATTATGTAACCTATCTGGGGGTCCTTTGCGCTTGTAGCCATGCTGGACTGGTGGATTATGGGCGTCGCTTCTTTTACGAAATGGAACACATTCATGGGATCAAACCCATGATGGTACATTGTGCAGTCATGGTAGACATCTTAGGCCGCGCTGGACATCTTGAGGAAGCTTATAATTTCATTTTAAGTATGCCGACTATGGCTGATGCAACTATATGGAGGACGTTGCTTAGCGCCTGCAACATTCATGACATTAATGATCGTACTGGGCTGGCAGAAAAGGTTAGACAAAAGTTGCTTGAATTAGAACCAAGGAGGAGTGGCAATCTTGTAATGGTAGCGAACAAGTACGCTGAAGTTGGCATGTGGGAGAAAGCAGAAAGCCTACGAAGAAGTATGAGGAACGTAGGACTAAAGAAGACGGCTGGGGAGAGTTGTATAGAGATCGGTGGTTCTATCTTTAGATTCTTTTCTGGGAATGATTTTTATGTTGCTAATAGGGAAATCTTGTTGTTAATAGACCGACTGAATTTGCATACGAGAATGATGGTTAACTGTCACAAATGA
- the LOC113729599 gene encoding heavy metal-associated isoprenylated plant protein 29-like has product MTIVEMRVHMDCPGCESKIKKALRKLDGVDNVDVDMGMQKVTVTGYADQEKVLKTVRKTGRLAELWPFPYNPEYHDFNYAYYSHYYRNPATNFSVNPENYFASEATVFTKHDKYSFSSYNYEVHGYNGHDHGYYHKPPLSTVIDDRTRDMFSDENAHGCSIM; this is encoded by the exons ATGACG ATTGTGGAGATGAGAGTGCACATGGACTGTCCTGGATGTGAAAGCAAGATCAAGAAAGCTCTACGGAAACTTGATG GGGTTGATAACGTTGATGTGGACATGGGCATGCAAAAGGTGACAGTCACTGGCTATGCAGACCAAGAAAAGGTTCTCAAAACCGTGAGAAAAACCGGAAGACTAGCTGAGCTATGGCCATTTCCATACAACCCTGAATATCATGATTTCAACTATGCATACTACAGTCACTACTACAGAAATCCGGCAACCAACTTCAGCGTTAATCCGGAGAATTATTTCGCCTCTGAGGCTACCGTTTTCACCAAACATGACAAGTATTCTTTCTCTTCATACAATTATGAGGTGCATGGATACAATGGCCATGATCATGGTTACTATCACAAACCACCACTCTCGACTGTGATCGATGATAGGACCAGGGACATGTTTAGCGATGAAAATGCTCATGGTTGTTCTATAATGTGA
- the LOC113728606 gene encoding uncharacterized protein At5g01610-like yields MGEKEGGVVKKGHEEGLKMAVSLLEEFELPLGLLPIADVIEVGFVRSSGYMWIAQKKKVEHNFKMISKLVSYGTEITGYIQKKKIKKLKGVKAKEFMLWPPVGEITTDDPPTGKIHFKSLAGITKTFPVEAFAAGQ; encoded by the coding sequence ATGGGGGAGAAGGAAGGAGGAGTTGTCAAGAAGGGTCATGAAGAGGGGCTGAAAATGGCCGTTTCACTTCTTGAAGAGTTTGAACTTCCATTGGGACTTCTCCCAATTGCTGATGTGATTGAAGTAGGTTTTGTGAGGAGCAGCGGGTACATGTGGATAGCgcagaagaaaaaggttgagcACAACTTCAAGATGATCAGCAAGTTGGTGAGCTATGGCACTGAGATCACCGGTTACATTCAGAAGAAGAAGATCAAGAAGCTCAAGGGAGTGAAGGCTAAGGAGTTCATGCTATGGCCTCCAGTCGGTGAGATAACTACTGATGATCCGCCCACAGGAAAGATTCATTTCAAGAGCCTTGCTGGGATCACAAAGACTTTCCCTGTCGAGGCATTTGCTGCAGGCCAGTGA